Proteins from a genomic interval of Paracholeplasma manati:
- the cysK gene encoding cysteine synthase A, which produces MNIYQNYAELVGNTPLLRLNKLEKELKTEGRLIAKIERFNPLSSVKDRLAKAMVEDLERKGLITKDTVLVEPTSGNTGIGLAFICAAKGIPLVIIMPETVTKERVMTIKALGACVLLTEGPLGMKGAIAKAESMLKDYPNYIMPQQFKNLANAEMHRKTTAVEILRDTDNQVAAFVAGVGTGGTITGVGEVLKQTIKDVEIVAVEPYDSSVLSGEKPGSHRIQGIGAGFIPNVLNVKIIDRIIRVTNDDAIQMAKLVAKTEGVFVGISSGAALVAAVEVAKNPKYKDQNIVVVLPDSGERYLSTGVFE; this is translated from the coding sequence ATGAATATCTATCAAAACTACGCTGAGTTGGTGGGTAATACCCCATTACTCAGACTCAATAAATTAGAAAAAGAATTGAAAACAGAAGGCCGATTGATTGCTAAAATAGAACGCTTCAACCCACTGTCGAGTGTTAAGGACCGTTTAGCAAAAGCAATGGTCGAAGATTTAGAACGCAAAGGGCTGATTACCAAAGATACTGTATTGGTTGAACCAACCTCAGGTAACACTGGGATTGGTTTAGCATTCATCTGTGCAGCCAAAGGAATACCACTTGTCATCATTATGCCTGAAACGGTGACCAAAGAACGTGTGATGACAATCAAAGCCTTAGGTGCTTGTGTTCTTTTAACCGAAGGACCGCTAGGGATGAAAGGCGCGATTGCGAAAGCAGAATCGATGCTTAAAGACTATCCAAACTACATCATGCCACAACAATTTAAAAACTTAGCCAATGCTGAAATGCACCGAAAAACGACAGCGGTTGAAATATTAAGAGATACCGATAATCAAGTCGCTGCATTTGTTGCAGGGGTTGGTACTGGTGGTACCATCACAGGTGTTGGTGAAGTCTTAAAACAAACCATTAAGGACGTTGAAATTGTGGCAGTAGAACCATACGATTCATCTGTATTATCGGGTGAAAAACCAGGGTCTCACCGCATTCAAGGGATTGGGGCTGGTTTCATTCCAAATGTCCTCAATGTAAAAATCATTGACAGAATCATTCGTGTCACGAACGATGATGCGATTCAAATGGCGAAATTGGTTGCGAAAACCGAAGGGGTATTCGTAGGCATTTCCTCAGGAGCTGCGTTGGTTGCTGCTGTTGAAGTCGCGAAAAACCCTAAGTACAAAGATCAAAACATCGTGGTAGTCTTACCAGATTCAGGGGAACGTTATCTATCCACTGGGGTATTTGAATAA
- a CDS encoding O-antigen ligase family protein, with translation MKKLEAFLKSNIFLLLVNGLAFLGFISRGENQMYNLYTIFFFIILISLILIWIENTIYTMPILIGIMYMYNMQNPNLNTISSFGWIFLIPIFLFISIIVHFIRFKVKFTKGVLTKPYLWIAIAYIASSIYVDITPTYLILSLIGFIYLILYQFFRQTLKTDESYMMRILFFASLLLLAELSYNIGLGFFLENLDKPMRERISLGMKSSWFHGDFGWANINDVVIHITLLMGSQFYFIIKHPKNILYWITPLLTGFVVFVSASRGGYLSMFLSFLIYVPYVIKKTNKWGILNMIYAFILIALALYELRLLVEIAYEIAIQGGLDDLDSFTSNRLTLYRHALDIYKEFPVFGGGWEAMTDIGNPDRIQVFHSTLFHTLAVMGTFGLLGLVYYFYQTFKFLFKHRFIVKSLILIGIIVSQIHGLIDNTMYMIVYTLATLLLFAMLETIENKTVTFK, from the coding sequence ATGAAAAAGTTAGAAGCCTTCTTAAAATCCAATATCTTTCTACTACTGGTCAATGGGTTGGCTTTTTTAGGTTTTATCTCTAGAGGAGAAAACCAAATGTATAACCTCTATACCATCTTCTTTTTCATCATCCTGATATCATTAATCTTAATTTGGATAGAAAACACCATTTATACCATGCCAATTCTGATTGGTATTATGTATATGTACAATATGCAAAATCCAAACTTGAATACCATCAGTTCCTTTGGATGGATTTTCCTGATTCCGATATTCTTATTCATCAGTATCATCGTTCATTTCATCCGGTTTAAGGTTAAGTTTACCAAAGGGGTATTAACCAAGCCGTATTTATGGATTGCGATAGCGTATATCGCATCCAGTATATATGTCGATATTACGCCGACCTATCTTATACTTTCATTGATTGGTTTTATCTATTTAATTCTATATCAGTTTTTCAGACAAACCTTAAAAACCGATGAATCCTATATGATGAGAATACTCTTCTTCGCATCCCTCTTGTTACTCGCTGAGTTATCCTATAACATTGGCCTAGGATTCTTCTTAGAAAATCTCGATAAACCAATGAGAGAACGTATTTCATTAGGGATGAAATCGTCATGGTTCCATGGTGATTTTGGGTGGGCAAACATCAACGATGTGGTCATCCACATTACTTTATTGATGGGTTCACAATTTTATTTCATCATCAAACATCCGAAAAATATATTATACTGGATTACCCCGTTATTAACCGGATTCGTCGTGTTCGTATCAGCCTCAAGAGGCGGTTATTTATCGATGTTCTTGTCTTTCTTAATCTACGTCCCTTACGTCATTAAGAAAACCAATAAATGGGGCATACTCAATATGATTTACGCCTTTATTCTGATCGCGTTAGCGCTATATGAATTGAGGCTGTTGGTAGAAATCGCCTATGAAATCGCGATTCAAGGTGGGTTAGATGATTTGGATAGTTTTACATCCAATCGACTCACTTTATATAGACACGCGTTGGATATCTATAAAGAATTCCCAGTCTTTGGCGGTGGTTGGGAAGCAATGACCGATATTGGTAATCCAGATCGCATTCAAGTCTTCCATTCAACCTTATTCCATACTTTAGCGGTGATGGGTACCTTTGGATTACTGGGATTAGTCTACTACTTCTATCAAACCTTTAAATTCTTATTTAAACATAGATTCATCGTTAAGAGTTTAATCCTCATCGGTATTATAGTCTCACAAATCCATGGGTTGATTGATAATACGATGTATATGATCGTCTACACACTCGCAACCCTTTTACTATTCGCTATGCTAGAAACCATTGAAAACAAAACGGTCACCTTCAAGTAA
- the epsC gene encoding serine O-acetyltransferase EpsC has product MFFKELRLTINQAKKNDPSAPSKLTILLSYPGIHALMYYRVARFFYNIKWTGLARIISNIGRTFTNIDIHPGAKIGKGLFIDHGAGVVIGQTAIIGDDCVLFHGVTLGSNSTNANGNRHPILGDRVTIYANATLVGPVKIGDDSVIGASSIVKQDLPDKSVVVGNPMRFLSIDGKRVYDSTCECEIMKQELAAMKERLEELQKQLESKS; this is encoded by the coding sequence ATGTTTTTTAAAGAACTCCGGTTGACCATCAACCAAGCCAAGAAGAACGACCCTTCCGCGCCATCTAAACTGACCATATTATTATCCTATCCAGGCATACACGCGCTGATGTATTATCGTGTGGCGAGATTCTTTTATAACATCAAATGGACTGGTCTTGCAAGAATCATTTCCAATATCGGAAGAACATTCACCAACATCGATATTCACCCAGGGGCGAAAATCGGTAAAGGCTTATTCATCGACCATGGGGCAGGTGTTGTCATTGGACAAACCGCCATCATCGGTGATGACTGCGTCTTATTCCATGGTGTCACTTTAGGATCCAATTCTACCAACGCTAATGGTAATCGCCACCCCATCTTAGGCGATCGAGTGACGATTTACGCGAACGCTACCTTAGTCGGTCCAGTGAAAATTGGAGATGACTCGGTGATAGGAGCGAGTTCAATCGTGAAACAAGACTTACCAGATAAAAGTGTCGTTGTGGGTAACCCAATGCGTTTCCTATCGATTGACGGCAAACGCGTCTACGATTCCACATGTGAATGTGAAATCATGAAACAAGAACTCGCTGCTATGAAAGAACGTTTAGAAGAACTTCAGAAGCAACTAGAATCCAAATCATAG
- a CDS encoding MBL fold metallo-hydrolase: MEIKRFTLGDIKSNCYIVVKNQHALVIDPGYDSMAVKQFLKDNDLEVDVIYATHGHFDHIGGINALKALYPKAEVIAPKLDAVFFDPAMGISRLSYKVHVDSWLDTDIEQEISFQNLVFKVIHTPGHSQGGTSLYLASEGVLFSGDTLFYMTVGRTDLYLSSFEDLKDSLLNKLYLLPDNTICYPGHGRTTHIGFEKKFNSVVRMA; this comes from the coding sequence ATGGAAATCAAACGTTTCACACTTGGTGATATCAAAAGCAACTGCTATATCGTTGTTAAGAACCAACACGCTTTGGTCATTGACCCTGGTTATGATTCAATGGCAGTCAAACAATTTCTAAAGGATAATGATTTGGAAGTCGATGTCATCTACGCGACCCACGGCCATTTTGATCATATTGGGGGTATCAATGCTTTGAAAGCTTTATACCCGAAAGCGGAAGTCATCGCACCTAAATTAGATGCTGTATTCTTTGATCCTGCTATGGGTATATCTCGTTTAAGTTATAAAGTACATGTCGATAGTTGGTTAGACACAGATATTGAACAAGAAATCTCTTTTCAAAATCTAGTATTTAAAGTCATCCATACCCCAGGCCATTCTCAAGGGGGAACCAGTCTTTATTTAGCCAGTGAAGGTGTATTGTTTTCAGGAGATACCCTCTTTTATATGACAGTAGGTAGAACCGATTTATATCTATCCTCTTTTGAAGACTTAAAAGATAGCCTATTGAACAAACTCTATTTATTGCCCGACAACACCATTTGTTACCCTGGTCATGGACGTACAACACACATAGGTTTTGAAAAGAAATTCAATAGTGTGGTTAGAATGGCTTGA